A genomic stretch from Ureibacillus composti includes:
- the mgtE gene encoding magnesium transporter, giving the protein MIEQNEKNEVPFDEEYLRQLLIDEKIEEFREYFLALHPYDQAQFYEKVGPDIRGIMYLFLSPQEMASIFEAIELDDEEYQPFLNEMNTAYGAEMLTYMYTDDAVDVLNELDKEHRDSYLNIMDSETVEEINELLGYEEYTAGSIMTTEYVSILQNSTVRSAMAVLRKEAPNAETIYYVFVVDGDHCLTGVISLRDLIISEEDTLIRDIMNERVVHVKVSDDQEDIAQIFKDYNFLALPVVNDKNELQGIITVDDIIDVMDEEASDDYSKLAGISDVDDIDAGPFKAAKQRLPWLIMLLFLGMITASLMGKFEATLDKVAMLALFIPLISGTSGNSGTQALAVAVRGIATGEINDKSKVKMLLREICTGLITGLVCGLLVVGIVFVWKHTFIIGLLVGAAICCSILVATIAGSFIPLLIHKLGVDPAVASGPFITTLNDVTSILIYLGLATTLLSQIG; this is encoded by the coding sequence ATGATAGAACAAAACGAAAAAAATGAAGTGCCGTTTGATGAGGAATATTTACGACAGTTACTCATTGATGAAAAAATTGAAGAATTCCGTGAATATTTTTTAGCACTTCATCCGTATGATCAGGCACAATTTTATGAGAAGGTTGGACCTGATATACGTGGGATCATGTATCTATTCTTGTCTCCTCAAGAAATGGCATCAATTTTTGAGGCAATTGAATTAGACGATGAAGAATATCAACCTTTCTTAAATGAAATGAATACAGCTTACGGTGCAGAAATGCTTACCTATATGTACACAGATGATGCTGTAGACGTATTAAATGAACTAGATAAAGAGCATCGTGATAGTTATTTGAACATAATGGATAGTGAAACAGTTGAAGAAATTAATGAACTACTAGGGTATGAGGAATATACTGCCGGTTCCATTATGACAACTGAATACGTATCTATTTTACAAAATTCCACTGTCCGTTCAGCGATGGCGGTACTTCGAAAAGAAGCTCCAAATGCAGAGACAATTTATTATGTCTTTGTTGTTGATGGTGACCATTGTTTAACAGGGGTTATCTCATTACGTGATTTAATTATATCTGAGGAAGACACACTGATTCGTGACATTATGAATGAGCGAGTTGTTCATGTCAAAGTATCAGATGACCAAGAAGATATTGCTCAAATTTTTAAAGATTATAATTTCTTAGCTCTTCCAGTTGTAAATGACAAGAATGAACTTCAAGGGATCATAACGGTCGATGATATCATTGATGTAATGGATGAAGAAGCATCTGATGACTATTCTAAATTAGCGGGTATTTCAGATGTAGATGATATTGATGCAGGGCCATTTAAGGCTGCAAAACAACGTCTACCATGGCTCATCATGCTATTATTCTTAGGAATGATTACAGCGAGTTTAATGGGTAAATTTGAAGCAACACTCGACAAAGTGGCTATGCTTGCATTATTTATTCCTTTAATTTCTGGTACATCAGGTAATAGTGGTACACAAGCACTTGCTGTTGCTGTTAGAGGGATTGCTACTGGAGAAATAAACGATAAAAGTAAAGTGAAAATGTTGCTCCGGGAAATTTGTACTGGATTAATTACTGGCCTTGTTTGCGGATTACTAGTTGTTGGAATTGTCTTCGTTTGGAAGCATACATTTATTATCGGTTTGTTAGTAGGGGCCGCAATCTGTTGCTCAATTCTTGTTGCAACAATCGCAGGTTCATTTATTCCATTGTTGATTCATAAATTAGGCGTTGACCCTGCAGTTGCATCGGGCCCTTTTATTACAACATTAAATGACGTTACAAGCATTTTAATTTATTTAGGGCTAGCAACAACTTTGTTAAGTCAGATTGGGTAG